In the Pelorhabdus rhamnosifermentans genome, AAAGATACTAGCGGGGATATGACATTGACGTCCGAGTATATTCGCCGGACGCGCGATAAAGGGTTTAGTATTATGGCCGGACGTGACACCATGATTTTAGCGACCCTCGTGTATGGTGGAACAGGCTGTGTGGCAGGAACGGCGAATGTCGTGCCAAAAATTGTCGTAGAGATATACGATAAATTTATTGCAGGGGACCTTAAGGGAGCATTGGAAGCCCAGTATCGTTTGTCGCTATTTAGGAATGCCTATAGTTTGGGAAGTTTCCCGGTGGTGCCGAAAGACGCGTTAAATATGATGGGAGTGAATGTAGGACATCCGATTCGCCCCATTCAACAT is a window encoding:
- a CDS encoding dihydrodipicolinate synthase family protein: KDTSGDMTLTSEYIRRTRDKGFSIMAGRDTMILATLVYGGTGCVAGTANVVPKIVVEIYDKFIAGDLKGALEAQYRLSLFRNAYSLGSFPVVPKDALNMMGVNVGHPIRPIQH